Proteins encoded together in one Triticum dicoccoides isolate Atlit2015 ecotype Zavitan chromosome 7B, WEW_v2.0, whole genome shotgun sequence window:
- the LOC119337503 gene encoding uncharacterized protein LOC119337503, whose translation MEMLQGPKHRKPKRKATRRASSSVPAITEAAAIAASSTTTTTTLLSLPLPLSVLALAPLISVPLLFLPFFGGERELQVPPKEVWILWCFLNLLYLSSNGRLLPLPLPLLITSPLVPPSHCLPCYLCRFLVLCSTRGAREQHAMEARAPSAASARAVAALLVAALLLGAPVSASAASSYPAKVLGGLLTSTATAVAKKLWSLKSTARTATAAASGRSMVKYEGGYAVETVFDGSNLGIEPHSVELTPAGDLLLLDSMNSNLYRVQLPLSRYSRPKLVAGSLEGLSGHVDGRLREAKLNHPKGFTVDDRGNIYVADAMNMAIRKISDTGVTTIAGGKSMRGGHMDGPSDDAKFSTDFEIRYISSSCSLLVIDRGNQAIREIPLQPDDCEYQDEAGFPLGVALLFAAGFFGYMLALLQRRVLGMVSATEEPQTPPRPSNASIPPYQPYQPYQQPFKPSFRPPLIPNEDEAGKHEAEEGFFTSMGKLMGGAKSSVADMFSRKKRPARQHHQQHQQRRANPWPVQESYAIPHEETPPPLDSRGPTPQKNYAFVTTEPEKAHHVRHGQPYLGGWDARGPQPPPEQQQVYPHHQQQQLQQHRQQLEQQVYRQQHRQPPEQQAYQLQQQHQQRRQPEQQMYQLQQHRQYSSGPQTFYEQSCETTNEVVFGAVQEVDSKRRMVEIKAVNYGDTFYEQYGMRYRNNYIGYNSNNY comes from the exons ccaccctcttGTCTCTTCCACTTCCACTCTCTGTCCTCGCTTTAGCCCCTCTGATCTCTGTCCCTCTTCTTTTCTTGCCTTTTTTTGGCGGAGAGCGAGAACTGCAGGTCCCCCCAAAAGAGGTCTGGATCCTTTGGTGTTTTCTCAACCTTCTTTACCTGTCCTCAaatggccgcctcctccccctccccctccccctgctCATCACATCCCCGCTAGTCCCCCCATCTCACTGCCTCCCCTGCTACCTCTGCCGCTTCTTGGTTCTTTGCTCCACGAGAGGAGCACGTGAGCAGCACGCGATGGAGGCCAGGGCGCCGTCGGCGGCGAGCGCGAGGGCCGTGGCGGCGCTCCTCGTCGCCGCCCTCCTGCTCGGCGCCCCCGTCTCCGCCTCGGCCGCGTCCTCGTACCCCGCAA aggtcCTGGGCGGGCTCTTGACCAGCACGGCGACGGCGGTGGCGAAGAAGCTCTGGTCTCTCAAATCGACCGCCAGGACGG cgacggcggcggcctCCGGGAGGTCCATGGTGAAGTACGAGGGCGGGTACGCGGTGGAGACGGTGTTCGACGGCAGCAATCTGGGGATCGAGCCGCACTCCGTCGAGCTCACCCCCGCCGGCGACCTGCTCCTGCTCGACTCCATGAACAGCAACCTCTACAGGGTCCAGCTGCCCTTGTCCCGAT ATAGCAGGCCAAAGCTTGTCGCTGGTTCGCTTGAAGGATTATCTGGTCATGTTGATGGTAGGCTCCGGGAGGCCAAGCTGAACCACCCTAAGGGATTTACAGTCGACGACAGGGGCAACATTTATGTTGCAGACGCTATGAACATGGCAATAAGAAAGATCAGTGATACAG GGGTCACAACCATTGCTGGGGGGAAATCAATGAGAGGTGGACACATGGATGGACCAAGCGACGATGCAAAATTTTCAACCGATTTTGAAATCCGCTATATCAGCAGTAGCTGCTCCCTCTTGGTCATTGACAGAGGAAACCAAGCAATTCGGGAGATCCCACTCCAGCCTGATGACTGTGAATATCAGGATGAAGCTGGTTTCCCTCTAG GTGTTGCCTTGCTTTTTGCTGCTGGTTTCTTTGGTTACATGCTTGCGTTGCTCCAGCGCCGTGTTTTAGGAATGGTCTCAGCAACAGAG GAACCTCAGACGCCTCCAAGACCCAGCAATGCAAGCATCCCTCCATATCAACCATACCAACCATACCAGCAGCCATTCAAGCCTTCGTTTCGCCCGCCGCTGATCCCAAATGAAGACGAAGCTGGGAAACATGAAGCTGAAGAGGGATTCTTCACCTCGATGGGCAAGCTCATGGGAGGAGCAAAATCATCCGTGGCAGACATGTTCTCCCGAAAGAAGCGCCCCGCAAGACAGCACCATCAGCAGCACCAGCAGAGAAGGGCCAACCCTTGGCCAGTGCAAGAAAGCTACGCCATCCCGCACGAGGAAACGCCTCCGCCGCTGGACTCGAGAGGGCCAACCCCTCAGAAGAACTACGCCTTTGTGACGACGGAGCCTGAGAAGGCTCACCACGTCCGGCATGGGCAGCCCTATCTTGGCGGTTGGGATGCACGCGGCCCTCAACCgccgccggagcagcagcaagtgtatccccaccaccagcagcagcagctgcagcagcacaGACAGCAGTTGGAGCAGCAGGTGTACCGGCAGCAGCACAGGCAGCCGCCGGAGCAGCAGGCGTACCAGCTGCAGCAGCAGCACCAGCAGAGGCGGCAGCCGGAGCAGCAGATGTACCAGCTGCAGCAGCACAGGCAGTACTCCTCCGGGCCGCAGACCTTCTACGAGCAGAGCTGCGAGACGACGAACGAGGTGGTGTTCGGCGCGGTCCAGGAGGTGGACAGCAAGCGGCGCATGGTGGAGATCAAGGCGGTGAACTACGGCGACACCTTCTACGAGCAGTATGGGATGCGCTACCGCAACAACTACATCGGCTACAACAGCAACAACTACTGA